Below is a window of Chiroxiphia lanceolata isolate bChiLan1 chromosome 9, bChiLan1.pri, whole genome shotgun sequence DNA.
ACAAGGCTCCAGCCTTCTGGGTTTCGTaacagcagctccctccagTAGGGCTGAGGCATGGGAGGAGCTTGCCCAAAGTCAAATAAACACTGACATGCAGCATCTTACGAGGATGTGCAGCCTCAGCACCACAGACTGCAACAGCCAGAAGGATAAGACAGCTGAAAATGTAAGTATGTTtgctttcccctcttcctcaaCAGCATTAGTGGCTTGTGGAATGGCATGTTCTGGCTGTGCTTACTTGTGGCAGTGGTGTAACCTACTGACTGTCCCTCTGGCCCACGTGTTAAGAGTTGCAGGAAAACCTGAACACCCCCTGGTCATATTTGTATGAACAGATAGACACTTCAAAGCTCAGCTTTCCTGTAGATCTAAAATGAACTCAACTGTAAACATCTGGAGCAGTCTTCTCAGTTTGTCTCTCCCACCCCAAagcattgttttatttaattaaaaagtatttctaacATGCATTGACAGTACTAGCCAAAAAGTTATCAAAGCCAGAGCTGAGATCTACCCAGCAGTTCAGGAAAGGTGTGTtgggaaggggttggaatgggcATGTAGGCAGAAGGCAGCTCGTCCAGTAGCTACTACCAGtgttaaaacaaagaaacatttacTCCTCTGCTTCCTCACATCTCCAGGGAACACATGAAGAGGATCAATGTGTTTTCTATCATGTTGTAgtgaagagaaagcaaagtgacagcaaagcagcagcatctttgcCCTAGAAATGAcaataaagaaattactgtagGAACTTTCAGCGTAGTTGCTGACATTTGCTTCTAGTTAAGTGGATTCCTGCTTTGTTATGCTTTGTAAACACCACTGACAAAAAGTCTACTGGAGTACAActgcccagcagcccctggtGACCATCGCTGTGGTCAGGGCTGCTGAGGATGAGGTACCTtcaggctgggacagggaggggacagcacCTGCCTTTAACTGCTGGCATCAGTGTCCTGCTGTGGGATTCTGGGACCTCCCCTTGCTCTGTGGGAACAAgtgaaggagctgctgggagaagcTCAACAGCACTACACaacttaattttaaagattCTAAGGtttgtttagtttggttttgggttgtgtgttttgttgttttgagggtttttaaTAAGCTTTTCAACCTCAGCTCCCCAAAAGAATTCCTCCAAAGCAGGGTATGGAAGGGGGATTAACGGTATTCAACAGTACTCCACATGTCACAGGAAGATGGAAACAGTAGTTAAGTAGCATAGTTGTTGACTTTAGAAAAGATGTTCTGTTACCCAACAAAACATGTAACTGAGCTATAATCTGAGAAAACAATGTCCTGTGACCTAGGAAGCAAGATAATTGCTGAATTAACCACATGCTGTCTTTACAACATGAAGTGCAAAGGACAGTGATATAACAGGAAAGCTGAGACTGTCAGGATATAGGTTACATGCTACAATCTGCCTGGTAATGACAAAAGTCATAAATGAAGGCTCCTAAAATCTCAAGGCTTTTAATCAGATGTGATTATTTCAATGGTGATTTTGAGTATTTtcacttgctttgttttgggaCAGCGTCTTcaaattttcagctttttcctcctgtgtgaAGGAAAGAAAGTATTCATTCCTAAATGCAGAAAATCTCATTTATCCACAGGGCCCTGAGGCTAAAGGCTTTTAGGAAAGGTATCAGCTATTATGAGACACCAAATAAAGTTAAGGCCAAGTTAACTTTGAAGTTTAGGCAAAGTCATTATGAGAGGCCAAATAAGTCAATACCAGAGCACCCACCAAGACCAGTGTTTTTCATCCTGGAGCAAACAGACTGAAATCCTCAAGTCCTTTTTACTTGCAGATTTCCACAAAACTCCCACTTGCAGAATTTCCACGTTCTGTTTTGCTGCCAGGAAATGCCTTTTTGTCACAGAGAAGTGAAGGCGGGGTAATCTGAGAGATGAACACTCCCACAGCAGCCAAGAGGCAGTTTCTTGGTTTTGGTTCTGTTCCTGAGGACTAAAATGATTTCAGCTCTTTTTTGTTGAATCAGTGGGGAGGATAAGCAGGAATTCAGGCTTCTCACCATTTCAGGGACAACTGAACCATTAGGCAGAAAGCCCTAGTGCTTTTTCTGCTCATTAATACCAGATTTAAGAGACACCAATGAACTGTGTCTGCCTTTCAGCTCTGGCAAGATGATCAAATCCTTCAAGCAAACATTCCTGTCCCTGGACCTGCAGTCACCTCGGTGGAGCTCAACAGAGATGATGGTAAGTGCAACAATGCTTTCACGCTGATTTGGAAACAGTAGCTATTAATTTTGGTCATCTTTAATACCCATCTCCTGGTTACTGTGACTTTTGCTCCCTTGCAGGCCAAGGACTATGAACTGCGTCAGTATGAGACGGCCAAGTGGGTGAGCACAGTCATCAGGGGGGAAAGCCAGAAGGAAGCCATGCGCCAGGGCTTCTGGAAGCTCTTCCACTACATTCAGGGAAAGAATGAGAGAGGTAGGATCTGCTGGGTCTGAAAGGCAAGGTGATGAAGATGAGTAGTACAAAACAGAGGCGCTGGAGAATGCAGCTTTGACAACTGTCTTTCCCCTCCTCTAGAAATGAAGATTGACATGACTGTGCCAGTGACCTGCCTGGTGAAATCTGGCTGCACAGACTTCAAGATCTCGTTTTTTGTGCCCTTTGAACACCAGGActccaccccccagcccctggaCTCGGATGTGTTCGTGGAGGAGCGGAAGGCAGCGGCGATCTTTGTCCGGTGAGCACAACCAGCACAGCTGGCAGCACACCAACCCAGCTCACTGGTTGCCCTCACTGAGCTGTGGGCTACTCTTTCTTGGAGGATTTTTACTTGGGTATATaccctgctgtccccagagcTTTCACTGCTCAAACCCAAGCATTTGGAAATATTACATTCAGGTGTCTTATTAAGAATGAAATGACCAAGTTtcaaaatgttactttttgaGCCTACTCTTGAATACATTACAGTGGGTTTTATGCAGGTGCAGCCTCCAGAATCTAGAGTTTGTGCTACAAAACATCCAAACCACTTTTCTAGCACCCTTAAGGTGCAGTCTTAAACTCCCACACTGCATGGCAGTTCTTTATTACAGGAAATACACCTGGGCCGCATGTCAACCAACTCTCAGAATCAAAATCAACTTGGGTGGTTAGCTGTTTCAAgtcctgcttttaaaaccagcaTAAACAGCCATATGCTCTTAAGCAGCTTGTTCTCCTTAGTTTAAGTAGTAACTGCATCACAAGTGTTTAAACACTGTATGCTTTGCAAACCTGAAATCTCCTTCTGTGCAAATTAAAACCAGGGGCTTgaattcttaattaaaaaaacccccctttTCACTTCTACCAGGTCCTTTGGTGGCTTTGCCTCCCCAGAGAAATATGCTGAGGAAGCTGAAGTCTTGGCCAGAACCTTAAGAAACAGAGGCCAACCATTCCATGAAGACTTCTTCTATACTGCAGGCTATGACAGTCCCTTCAAGCTCTTCAACAGGCACAATGAAGtgtggtattttaaaaagtaacatgGTGGGGGGAATATTAAGAGGCTACTAATCAGCTCTGGATGAAAACAGACCTTATTaatggcttttgctttagtgCAGAAGAGATTTAATTTGCACATGGACACAGAATGTCTAATTCATCTTCTCTAGGATGAAATACTATTGTGGCTAAAATGATCTCAAGCTCTGTctacaaaatgtaatttaaattcaaGTAGATTGTACCAGGTAGAGTAGGAGGGAGATAGTACAAGCTTACTCTTAATTGAGAGGTTCTAGGGAACACCAATAATCTGAAACTAATCCTTCCTAAAGTTTGGATGTCtagttttacttctcattaGATAGAAGTGCTACAGCAACAGCTCAAGTGTCACGGAGAATTCAGTTCTCCATAGAGCTGACTTTTCCAATACTGACATCAACCCTGAGACAgaggaatttaaaaatgaattttttataGAAATCTATCATTAATGAGTTTTGGGAAGCAGAAACACCTTAGCAGGCCTTCCTGCTTTGTAATGAATAACTTGGTTTTTTAATTGGTAGTATCAAAATCCCCCAcctcttcacttttttcccctcgtGGAGGCCAAATCCTGTGTTGCTCAAATCCAGTGGAAAAGGGTTAACAAGTCCAAGCAGTGTGCTTGTTCTGTGCACACCTGGACACATAACACCAGGATTACTGGGGGCATTTTAGTATTAAATGAAGTAGTAGTAAGTTTAGTAGCTCTCACCTACAACACACTAATTACCCCTTTAATTGTTTGCCTTTGTCTAAATGTTGGTATTGGCCAGGCCAGCTACAGCCTGCACACCAGCAGTACTGGACACCCCAGTTAAGACACTTGCAAGCATTTCACCTAATTTAGTCCCTGGTCTAAATCAAGCATTTGAAGCTTTTATACAGTAGCCTAGAGCTGTTTCACACCAAGCTGTTCCAGTCAGAAAGGAGGTCACAACAACAGGCagattttgaagatttttattgGCTCCAACCAGCATCAGGCAAACATTACCAGTGGGGTAAAAAACACTTGGGCTTTTTAATGCTGTTCATTCAAGTGTAGCCCATTATACTGCAATCCTCCACCTAGTAAGAC
It encodes the following:
- the HEBP2 gene encoding heme-binding protein 2; this encodes MIKSFKQTFLSLDLQSPRWSSTEMMAKDYELRQYETAKWVSTVIRGESQKEAMRQGFWKLFHYIQGKNEREMKIDMTVPVTCLVKSGCTDFKISFFVPFEHQDSTPQPLDSDVFVEERKAAAIFVRSFGGFASPEKYAEEAEVLARTLRNRGQPFHEDFFYTAGYDSPFKLFNRHNEVWYFKK